The following are encoded together in the Streptomyces flavofungini genome:
- a CDS encoding VOC family protein: protein MTTLVRHITFDCSDAYKLASFWAEVLEGAISDEDSPGDPEALVSTPGGPTLLFVTVPDKKTVKNRVHFDLQPQDRTRDEEVERVTALGATLVADHRQPDGRGWVTLADIEGNEFCVERSAGERAATA, encoded by the coding sequence ATGACAACTCTCGTGCGCCACATCACCTTCGACTGCTCCGACGCCTACAAGCTCGCGTCATTCTGGGCCGAGGTCCTGGAGGGGGCGATCTCCGACGAGGACTCTCCCGGGGACCCTGAGGCTTTGGTGAGCACGCCCGGTGGGCCGACGCTGCTGTTCGTGACCGTGCCGGACAAGAAGACCGTGAAGAACCGCGTGCACTTCGACCTGCAGCCGCAGGACCGCACGCGGGACGAGGAGGTCGAGCGGGTCACCGCGCTCGGCGCGACCCTCGTGGCCGACCACCGGCAGCCCGACGGACGCGGCTGGGTGACCCTCGCCGACATCGAGGGCAACGAGTTCTGCGTGGAGCGCAGCGCGGGAGAGCGCGCCGCGACGGCGTGA
- a CDS encoding AfsR/SARP family transcriptional regulator has protein sequence MDGLPRVPEQRRSAAESDPGTTARVSRAVDGEARSVSSGALGDDGSAPVGGATVTDEQADAQPAARFSVLGPVRAWLGGEPLPTGSPQQRALLAALLLRDGRTATASELIDAIWGEDPPSQALAAIRTYASRLRKVLPSGALVSESGGYAVRAADGVLDLAEAEQLWSAAEQARGLGDLHQASSLVKEALSLWDGEPLANVPGPYADAQRTRLEEWRLQLLEARLDMDLEQGRHAESVSELTALTAAHPLRERLRELLMLALYRSGRQAEALAVYADTRRLLADELGVDPRPGLQELQQRILQADPALAEPSAPATEPSAGVVRPAQLPATVQDFTGRVSFVKELSDILSTAEGRVMAVSALAGIGGVGKTTLAVHVAHAARAHFPDGQLYVDLQGAGPRAAEPETVLGAFLRGLGTADDAIPESLEERAALFRSILDGRRVLVLLDNARDAAQVRPLLPGMEGCAALVTSRVRMVDLAGAHLVDLDVMSPDEALQLFTKIIGEERVASEREAALDVVAACGFLPLAIRIAASRLAARRTWTVATLAAKLADERRRLDELQAGDLAVEATFELGYGQLEPAQARAFRLLGLADGPDISLPAAAAMLDLPLEDAEDLLESLVDTSLLESAAPGRYRYHDLVRLYARACAERDELPPALRDAALSRLLDFYLASAARVYAIERPGDRTVDHLAVTERAGLEFQSDSGALDWLHAEALCILACVQQSLDSNTLRRAVDLLIAAKDLAESGASSLRYELATCAARDAAAAQGDAHAEGRARVSLAQVLTMSGHFERARAELHCAVELSLESEDPWSIGNGQNELGIASFCLNEYATCETHLLKAIEAFRRDGNKPGEASALCNLSRVLVSMGRTAKAIDLARQGIAIYDELGLTFRLANAKMAFGISLSHAGRYSEAIEMAQEALRVFAENRQRLWEGTAHFRIAEIHLAAQQPAQAAQHAEQALATGCVGGDWMRANALTLLGRSLDSLRQLDRAQACWQKALAIHEESGSPEADHVRALLRPVAAA, from the coding sequence ATGGACGGACTACCGCGGGTGCCGGAACAGCGGCGTTCGGCGGCGGAAAGCGACCCTGGCACGACGGCGCGGGTGTCGCGAGCTGTGGACGGGGAAGCGCGGAGCGTGTCTTCGGGTGCGCTCGGGGACGACGGGTCCGCGCCCGTGGGCGGCGCCACGGTCACCGACGAACAGGCCGACGCACAGCCCGCCGCCCGCTTCAGCGTGCTCGGCCCCGTGCGCGCCTGGCTCGGCGGAGAGCCCCTGCCCACCGGCTCCCCCCAGCAGCGCGCCCTGCTCGCGGCCCTGCTGCTCCGCGACGGCCGCACCGCCACCGCCTCCGAGCTGATCGACGCCATCTGGGGCGAGGACCCGCCCTCGCAGGCCCTCGCCGCGATCCGTACGTACGCGTCCCGGCTGCGCAAGGTGCTCCCCTCCGGCGCCCTCGTCAGCGAGTCCGGCGGCTATGCCGTGCGGGCCGCCGACGGCGTGCTCGACCTCGCCGAGGCGGAACAGCTGTGGTCGGCGGCCGAGCAGGCGCGGGGGCTCGGTGACCTGCACCAGGCCAGTTCCCTGGTCAAGGAGGCCCTGTCCTTGTGGGACGGCGAGCCCCTCGCCAACGTCCCCGGGCCCTACGCCGACGCCCAGCGCACCCGCCTGGAGGAATGGCGCCTGCAGCTCCTCGAGGCCCGCCTCGACATGGACCTGGAGCAGGGCCGGCACGCCGAGTCCGTCTCCGAGCTGACCGCGCTCACCGCCGCGCACCCCCTGCGGGAGCGCCTGCGCGAACTGCTGATGCTCGCCCTCTACCGCTCAGGGCGCCAGGCCGAGGCCCTCGCCGTCTACGCCGACACCCGCCGCCTCCTCGCCGACGAACTCGGCGTCGACCCGCGCCCCGGCCTCCAGGAACTCCAGCAGCGCATCCTCCAGGCCGACCCCGCCCTCGCCGAGCCCTCCGCCCCCGCGACGGAGCCCTCGGCGGGCGTCGTCCGCCCCGCCCAGCTGCCCGCCACCGTCCAGGACTTCACCGGCCGCGTCTCCTTCGTCAAGGAACTCAGCGACATCCTGTCCACGGCCGAGGGCCGCGTGATGGCCGTGTCGGCGCTCGCGGGGATCGGGGGCGTGGGCAAGACGACGCTGGCGGTGCACGTCGCGCACGCGGCGCGGGCCCACTTCCCCGACGGGCAGTTGTACGTCGACCTCCAGGGAGCCGGGCCGCGCGCCGCCGAACCCGAGACGGTGCTCGGCGCGTTCCTGCGCGGCCTCGGCACGGCGGACGACGCCATCCCGGAATCGCTGGAGGAGCGGGCCGCCCTGTTCCGCTCCATCCTCGACGGCCGCCGCGTCCTCGTTCTGCTCGACAACGCCCGCGACGCCGCGCAGGTGCGGCCGCTGCTGCCCGGCATGGAAGGGTGCGCGGCGCTCGTCACCAGCCGGGTGCGGATGGTGGACCTCGCCGGGGCGCACCTCGTCGACCTCGACGTCATGTCCCCCGACGAAGCCCTGCAGCTCTTCACGAAGATCATCGGCGAGGAGCGGGTGGCGTCGGAGCGCGAGGCCGCGCTCGACGTGGTCGCCGCGTGCGGCTTCCTCCCCCTCGCGATCCGTATCGCGGCGTCCCGGCTCGCCGCGCGGCGCACCTGGACCGTCGCCACGCTCGCCGCCAAGCTCGCCGACGAGCGGCGGCGCCTCGACGAGCTCCAGGCGGGCGACCTCGCGGTCGAGGCCACGTTCGAGCTCGGCTACGGCCAGCTCGAACCCGCCCAGGCCCGCGCCTTCCGCCTCCTCGGCCTCGCCGACGGCCCAGACATCTCCCTCCCGGCCGCCGCCGCCATGCTCGACCTCCCGCTGGAGGACGCCGAGGACCTCCTGGAGTCCCTCGTCGACACCTCCCTCCTGGAGTCCGCCGCACCCGGCCGCTACCGCTACCACGACCTCGTACGGCTCTACGCCCGCGCCTGCGCGGAACGGGACGAGCTGCCGCCGGCCCTGCGGGACGCGGCGCTGTCGCGGTTGCTGGACTTCTATCTGGCCTCGGCGGCGCGGGTGTACGCGATCGAGCGTCCTGGGGACAGGACGGTGGATCACCTGGCGGTGACGGAGCGGGCGGGGCTGGAGTTCCAGAGCGACTCCGGCGCATTGGACTGGCTCCATGCTGAAGCCCTGTGCATTTTGGCCTGCGTTCAGCAGTCCTTGGACTCCAACACGTTGCGGCGGGCCGTGGACCTTCTGATCGCCGCGAAGGACCTGGCGGAGTCCGGGGCGAGTTCACTTCGGTACGAGCTGGCGACCTGTGCGGCGCGTGACGCCGCGGCCGCGCAGGGGGATGCTCACGCGGAAGGCCGGGCCCGAGTGAGCCTCGCTCAAGTCCTGACCATGAGCGGGCACTTCGAGCGAGCGAGGGCGGAGCTGCACTGCGCAGTGGAGCTGTCACTCGAGTCCGAGGACCCCTGGTCCATCGGGAACGGGCAGAATGAGCTGGGTATCGCCTCTTTCTGCTTGAACGAGTACGCGACCTGCGAGACCCATCTCCTCAAGGCGATCGAGGCCTTCCGCCGCGACGGGAACAAGCCCGGAGAGGCAAGCGCTCTCTGCAACCTGTCCCGAGTCCTCGTCTCCATGGGACGTACGGCCAAGGCCATTGACCTCGCCCGCCAGGGGATCGCGATCTACGACGAACTAGGTCTCACCTTCCGCCTGGCCAATGCGAAGATGGCTTTCGGCATCAGCCTCAGTCACGCCGGACGCTACAGCGAAGCTATTGAGATGGCCCAAGAGGCGCTGAGGGTCTTCGCAGAGAATCGCCAGCGCCTGTGGGAGGGCACGGCCCACTTCCGCATCGCCGAGATTCACTTGGCGGCCCAACAGCCGGCCCAAGCGGCGCAGCACGCAGAGCAGGCCCTCGCCACCGGATGCGTGGGGGGAGACTGGATGCGCGCCAACGCCCTGACGCTGCTGGGCAGGTCGCTCGACAGCCTCAGGCAGCTCGACCGCGCTCAGGCCTGCTGGCAGAAGGCCCTGGCCATCCACGAGGAATCCGGGTCGCCGGAGGCCGACCACGTGCGGGCGCTTCTACGCCCCGTAGCGGCAGCCTGA
- a CDS encoding amidohydrolase family protein: protein METMESTQEAAPAEPPFPRIISVDDHTVEPPHVWRDRLPAKYQDRGPRIVRAPLKEMTFLGGKFAPVMGEKGDEGPIGDWWVYEELHRPLTRLDTAVGYDRDEIKLEVITYEQMRRGSFSVPDRLADMDVNHVQSALCFPTFPRFCGQTFTEAPDRDLGLLAVRAYNDWMVDEWCGPAAQGRLIPLTLIPLWDADLAAAEVRRNAARGVRAVAFSEIPPHLGLPSIHTDYWDPFLAACDETGTVVAMHIGSSSRMPSTSADAPPAVGSTITFANCCFSMVDWLMSGKFERFPNVRVMYAEGQIGWIPYILERADVVWEENRGWGGVADKVHRPPSELFAEHVFGCFFDDAFGLRNLDAIGVGNVLYETDYPHSDSTWPTSRQVGEEQMGHLAPDVVERIVRGNAIDLLGLTKEGLWPGPGA, encoded by the coding sequence ATGGAGACCATGGAGAGCACTCAGGAGGCCGCCCCCGCCGAGCCGCCGTTCCCGAGGATCATCTCGGTGGACGACCACACGGTGGAGCCGCCGCACGTCTGGCGGGACCGCCTCCCGGCGAAGTACCAGGACCGAGGCCCGCGCATCGTCCGTGCGCCGCTCAAGGAAATGACCTTTTTGGGCGGTAAGTTCGCCCCGGTGATGGGGGAGAAAGGTGACGAAGGGCCCATAGGGGACTGGTGGGTGTACGAGGAGCTGCACCGCCCGCTGACCCGGCTCGACACGGCCGTCGGCTACGACCGCGACGAGATCAAGCTGGAAGTGATCACGTACGAGCAGATGCGGCGCGGCTCGTTCAGCGTCCCCGACCGGCTCGCCGACATGGACGTCAACCACGTCCAGTCCGCCCTGTGCTTCCCCACCTTCCCGCGCTTCTGCGGCCAGACGTTCACCGAGGCCCCCGACCGTGACCTGGGGCTTCTCGCCGTGCGGGCGTACAACGACTGGATGGTGGACGAGTGGTGCGGCCCCGCCGCGCAAGGTCGGCTGATACCGCTCACCCTCATCCCCCTCTGGGACGCCGACCTCGCGGCCGCCGAGGTGCGGCGCAACGCGGCGCGCGGGGTGCGGGCCGTCGCCTTCTCGGAAATTCCGCCACATCTCGGACTCCCGTCGATCCACACGGACTACTGGGACCCGTTCCTCGCCGCCTGTGACGAGACGGGAACGGTGGTGGCGATGCACATCGGGTCCTCCAGCAGGATGCCGTCGACCTCCGCCGACGCACCACCCGCCGTGGGCTCCACGATCACGTTCGCGAACTGCTGCTTCTCGATGGTCGACTGGCTGATGAGCGGCAAGTTCGAGCGCTTCCCCAACGTCCGCGTGATGTACGCCGAGGGGCAGATCGGCTGGATCCCCTACATCCTGGAGCGCGCCGACGTGGTCTGGGAGGAGAACCGGGGCTGGGGAGGCGTCGCCGACAAGGTGCACCGGCCGCCGTCCGAGCTCTTCGCCGAGCATGTCTTCGGCTGCTTCTTCGACGACGCCTTCGGGCTGCGCAACCTCGACGCGATCGGCGTCGGCAACGTCCTGTACGAGACCGACTACCCGCACTCCGACTCCACGTGGCCCACATCCCGCCAGGTCGGCGAGGAGCAGATGGGGCACCTGGCCCCGGACGTGGTGGAGCGCATCGTCCGCGGCAACGCCATCGACCTGCTCGGTCTGACGAAGGAGGGCCTGTGGCCGGGACCGGGGGCCTGA
- a CDS encoding FadD3 family acyl-CoA ligase, whose protein sequence is MRGDLEWGSVPGLVRAAAERYADREAVVEGRTRVTYRELGDRIERATAACMAEGVEPGDRVAVWAPNTLDWIVSALGAVGAGAVLVPLNTRFKGTEAAYVLARSRARLLFVTGTFLGTSYVASLRRAAGEPPEFAAGAAVGGTGPGPLPGLPHLEQVVVLADDAPEDFRTWKDFLASGDRVTAEAVRTRGATVTGDHPSDIVFTSGTTGRPKGAVITHAQTLRCYEIWSDLAGLREGDRYLIVNPFFHTFGYKAGIIACLMRGATMVPQPVFNVDTVLANIAAERISVLPGPPTLHQSLLDHPARDAHDLSALRLVVTGAAVVPLRLVERLRAELRIATVLTAYGLSEASGIVTMCRRGDPAEVIATTSGRAIPDTEVRVVSPAGDPLPPGTPGEILVHGHNVMSGYFEDPAETRKVRTPDGWLRTGDVGVLDAAGNLRVTDRIKDMFIVGGFNAYPAEIEQLLGTHPEVADAAVIGVPDARLGEVGKAYVVRRAGSTLTADDVIAWSRREMANYKVPREVEFVPELPRNASGKVVKGELRQRGARGGGARRH, encoded by the coding sequence ATGCGCGGCGACCTGGAGTGGGGCAGCGTGCCGGGCCTGGTCCGGGCGGCGGCGGAGCGGTACGCGGACCGGGAGGCGGTCGTCGAGGGCCGCACCCGGGTGACGTACCGCGAACTCGGCGACCGGATCGAACGGGCCACCGCCGCCTGCATGGCCGAAGGCGTCGAACCGGGCGACCGCGTCGCCGTCTGGGCCCCCAACACCCTCGACTGGATCGTCTCCGCCCTCGGCGCGGTCGGCGCGGGCGCCGTCCTCGTCCCCCTCAACACCCGCTTCAAGGGCACCGAGGCGGCGTACGTCCTCGCCCGGTCCCGGGCCAGGCTGCTCTTCGTCACCGGTACGTTCCTGGGGACGTCGTACGTGGCGTCGCTGCGGCGGGCGGCGGGGGAGCCGCCGGAGTTCGCGGCCGGGGCGGCGGTCGGCGGTACCGGCCCCGGACCCTTGCCCGGACTTCCGCACCTGGAGCAGGTCGTCGTCCTCGCCGACGACGCCCCCGAGGACTTCCGCACCTGGAAGGACTTCCTCGCGAGCGGCGACCGGGTCACAGCCGAGGCCGTCCGCACCCGGGGCGCCACCGTGACCGGAGACCACCCCTCCGACATCGTCTTCACCTCGGGCACCACGGGACGCCCGAAGGGCGCCGTCATCACCCACGCCCAGACCCTGCGCTGCTACGAGATCTGGAGCGACCTCGCCGGGCTCCGCGAAGGCGACCGCTATCTGATCGTGAACCCGTTCTTCCACACCTTCGGCTACAAGGCCGGGATCATCGCCTGCCTGATGCGCGGCGCCACGATGGTCCCCCAGCCGGTCTTCAACGTCGACACCGTCCTCGCCAACATCGCCGCCGAACGCATCTCCGTCCTGCCCGGACCGCCCACCCTCCACCAGTCCCTCCTCGACCACCCGGCCCGCGACGCCCACGACCTCTCCGCCCTGCGCCTGGTCGTGACCGGCGCGGCGGTGGTCCCCCTGCGCCTGGTCGAACGCCTCCGCGCGGAGCTGCGCATCGCCACCGTCCTGACGGCGTACGGCCTCTCCGAGGCCAGCGGCATCGTCACCATGTGCCGCAGGGGCGACCCGGCGGAGGTCATCGCGACGACGTCGGGCCGCGCGATCCCCGACACGGAGGTGAGGGTGGTGTCCCCCGCGGGCGACCCCCTGCCCCCCGGCACCCCAGGCGAGATCCTCGTCCACGGCCACAACGTCATGAGCGGCTACTTCGAGGACCCCGCCGAGACCCGCAAGGTCCGCACCCCCGACGGGTGGCTGCGCACCGGCGACGTCGGCGTCCTGGACGCGGCCGGCAACCTGCGCGTCACCGACCGGATCAAGGACATGTTCATCGTCGGCGGCTTCAACGCCTACCCCGCCGAGATCGAGCAACTCCTCGGCACCCACCCCGAAGTCGCCGACGCCGCCGTCATCGGCGTCCCCGACGCCCGCCTCGGCGAGGTCGGCAAGGCGTACGTGGTGCGGCGAGCGGGCTCGACCCTCACGGCGGACGACGTGATCGCCTGGTCGCGGCGCGAGATGGCCAACTACAAGGTGCCGCGCGAGGTGGAATTCGTACCGGAGCTGCCGCGGAACGCGAGCGGGAAGGTGGTGAAGGGGGAGCTGCGGCAGCGCGGGGCCCGGGGTGGGGGCGCCCGTCGCCACTGA
- a CDS encoding Uma2 family endonuclease — MAAEAHGEHGEQQVSANSENWMYPPEDGWAWGQVQELDVPFDWDLVDGKIAVRGVAKVWHQLVRDRLYLRLQLARQAPYAVMSGQWVMFDERDVPKPDVIVFDRTGLDALTLDCIPVAHAVLAIEIVSPGSRKDDRFLKPGMYAEAGIDHYWRVERGEDNVPVVHEFWRHHEAGVYAPSPEQPTHVGKLTTDVPFPVDIDLRGLIEF; from the coding sequence ATGGCCGCGGAGGCACACGGCGAACACGGCGAGCAGCAGGTGTCGGCCAACTCCGAGAACTGGATGTACCCGCCGGAGGACGGCTGGGCATGGGGCCAGGTTCAGGAGCTGGACGTCCCGTTCGACTGGGATCTCGTGGATGGGAAGATCGCGGTACGTGGGGTGGCGAAGGTATGGCATCAGTTGGTGCGGGACCGGCTGTACTTGCGTCTGCAACTGGCGAGGCAGGCGCCGTATGCCGTCATGAGTGGGCAATGGGTCATGTTCGACGAGCGCGACGTCCCCAAACCCGACGTGATCGTCTTCGACCGGACCGGCCTCGACGCACTGACGCTGGACTGCATTCCCGTCGCGCATGCCGTTCTCGCGATCGAGATCGTCTCCCCCGGCTCACGCAAGGACGACCGCTTCCTCAAGCCGGGCATGTACGCGGAGGCGGGCATCGACCACTACTGGCGCGTCGAGCGCGGCGAGGACAACGTGCCCGTCGTGCACGAGTTCTGGCGCCACCACGAGGCGGGGGTCTACGCCCCCAGCCCCGAGCAGCCCACGCACGTCGGCAAGCTGACCACGGATGTGCCCTTCCCCGTCGACATCGACCTGCGGGGCCTGATCGAGTTCTGA
- a CDS encoding sigma-like protein, translating into MSEAKKKKVLKPMGDGHIPAPPPDGPVTPQGDGHIPAPPEDGRITTKGDGHIPAPPKD; encoded by the coding sequence ATGAGCGAAGCCAAGAAGAAGAAGGTGCTCAAGCCCATGGGCGACGGTCACATCCCGGCCCCGCCGCCGGACGGGCCGGTCACGCCGCAGGGCGATGGCCACATCCCGGCCCCGCCGGAGGACGGCCGCATCACCACGAAGGGCGACGGACACATTCCCGCCCCGCCCAAGGACTAA
- a CDS encoding lipid-transfer protein has protein sequence MASLKDATAIAGIGQTPFARQLPESEKTLACRAVLAALDDAGIAPSEVDAFASYTMEETDEVEVAKAIGAGDVTFFSKVGYGGGGSCATVAHLASAIATGQAGVGVAWRSRKRGSGPRPWRNTTTQLPTPAQWTRPFGLLRPADEIAMLTRRYLHEYGATRDHLFNVALACRNRANQNPAAMMYERPLTRDMYMTSRWISEPLCLFDNCLETDGALACVVVSAERARDCRRKPVYVHSAAQGLPAQHHGMVNYWNDDPLSGPAWTAARQLWKQADFGPHDVDVAQIYDAFTPLIPLSLEGYGFCGRGEGGAFTEGGALEIGGRLPLNTGGGGLSEAYVHGFNLINEGVKQLRGTSTAQVPDARTCLVTAGEGVPTSALLLRAP, from the coding sequence ATGGCCTCACTCAAGGACGCCACAGCGATAGCCGGTATCGGACAGACCCCCTTCGCCCGACAACTCCCCGAGAGCGAGAAGACGTTGGCCTGCCGGGCCGTCCTCGCCGCGCTCGACGACGCGGGGATCGCGCCGTCCGAGGTCGACGCGTTCGCCTCGTACACGATGGAGGAGACCGACGAGGTCGAGGTCGCCAAGGCGATCGGCGCGGGCGACGTCACGTTCTTCAGCAAGGTCGGGTACGGGGGCGGCGGTTCCTGCGCGACCGTCGCGCACCTGGCGTCCGCCATCGCCACCGGGCAGGCGGGCGTCGGCGTCGCCTGGCGCTCGCGCAAACGCGGCAGCGGACCCCGGCCGTGGCGCAACACCACCACCCAACTCCCCACCCCCGCCCAGTGGACGCGCCCCTTCGGCCTGCTCCGCCCCGCCGACGAGATCGCCATGCTGACCCGCCGCTATCTGCACGAGTACGGCGCGACCCGCGACCACCTCTTCAACGTCGCCCTCGCCTGCCGCAACCGCGCCAACCAGAACCCGGCCGCGATGATGTACGAACGCCCGCTGACCCGGGACATGTACATGACCTCGCGCTGGATCAGCGAGCCGCTGTGCCTCTTCGACAACTGCCTGGAGACGGACGGGGCGTTGGCGTGCGTCGTCGTCTCCGCCGAGCGGGCCCGCGACTGCCGCCGAAAGCCCGTCTACGTCCACTCCGCCGCCCAGGGCCTGCCCGCCCAGCACCACGGCATGGTCAACTACTGGAACGACGACCCGCTCTCGGGTCCCGCCTGGACGGCCGCCCGACAGCTCTGGAAACAGGCCGACTTCGGCCCCCACGACGTCGACGTGGCCCAGATCTACGACGCCTTCACGCCCCTCATCCCGCTCTCCCTGGAGGGCTACGGCTTCTGCGGCCGGGGCGAGGGCGGCGCGTTCACGGAGGGCGGCGCCCTGGAGATCGGCGGCCGCCTCCCCCTCAACACGGGCGGCGGCGGCCTCAGCGAGGCCTACGTCCACGGCTTCAACCTGATCAACGAGGGCGTGAAGCAGCTCAGGGGCACATCGACGGCCCAGGTCCCGGACGCGAGGACGTGCCTGGTGACGGCGGGCGAGGGAGTCCCGACATCGGCGCTGCTGCTCCGGGCCCCGTGA